One genomic segment of Dehalogenimonas alkenigignens includes these proteins:
- a CDS encoding dihydropteroate synthase, translated as MVILIGENINVMSQTIGPALKERRKEPIESLVAFETRAGMDMLDLNIGPAKKTGVELMSWLVNIVQEVSCLPLSLDTTNSIAIEEGLRLCRQRALVNSVSLQPERLKTLLPLVKQYSAEMIGLLWGIEGMPRDVDERCLLAVDLVYKANEHGIPNEDIWIDPIVTPISGDIAQINTCTEFLAVLPEICPGCKSVVGLSNISNGTPTPLRSILNRTYLVMLMRRGLYAAIVDSFDKELLDIARGRRPDIVDLVHRTLDGEVFNLSYLAKWQQDYVKTVKVLTGRTLYSHSWLEV; from the coding sequence ATGGTAATTCTCATCGGCGAGAATATCAATGTCATGTCGCAGACCATCGGGCCGGCGTTAAAAGAGCGTCGAAAAGAGCCCATAGAGTCATTAGTCGCTTTCGAGACCAGAGCCGGGATGGATATGCTCGACTTGAATATCGGTCCGGCCAAAAAGACCGGAGTCGAGCTGATGTCATGGCTGGTAAACATCGTTCAGGAGGTTTCCTGCCTGCCGTTGTCGTTAGACACCACTAATTCAATTGCTATCGAAGAAGGACTCAGATTGTGTCGCCAGCGCGCCTTGGTCAACTCAGTGTCGCTTCAGCCTGAGCGCCTAAAAACGCTTTTGCCATTAGTCAAACAATACAGCGCCGAAATGATCGGCCTGCTCTGGGGTATTGAGGGTATGCCGCGGGATGTCGATGAGCGCTGCTTGCTGGCCGTCGATCTCGTTTACAAAGCTAACGAACATGGCATACCCAACGAAGATATTTGGATCGACCCTATTGTCACACCTATCTCCGGGGATATCGCGCAAATTAACACCTGTACAGAATTTCTGGCCGTATTGCCAGAGATCTGCCCCGGTTGCAAATCAGTCGTCGGCCTGTCTAATATCTCAAACGGCACGCCGACACCTCTGCGGTCGATCCTTAACCGCACCTACTTGGTAATGCTGATGCGCCGTGGCCTCTATGCTGCCATCGTCGATTCCTTCGATAAGGAACTTCTCGACATCGCTCGAGGCCGACGGCCGGATATTGTCGATCTCGTTCATAGAACATTAGATGGTGAAGTTTTCAACTTGTCTTATTTAGCTAAATGGCAGCAGGATTATGTCAAGACAGTGAAAGTCCTTACCGGGCGCACGCTTTACTCTCACTCTTGGCTCGAGGTATAG
- the acsC gene encoding acetyl-CoA decarbonylase/synthase complex subunit gamma, producing the protein MALSGIEIFKYLPKTNCGKCGVPTCLAFAMSLAAGKAELAACPFVSAESKGKLEEASAPPIRPISIATGGKPLKIGGETVLYRHEKRFENPPGLAVVISDTMSDIEIGRRLKSLEEYVFNRVGATLRPELVVLKYQSGNPETYAALARRARTESDAGIILQCEDVDGCLAAAEACAERKPVLCAVTAANFDLVAPIAIDMALPVVARSNDFDGLAELTDRLVKLGVRDIILDSGARNLKQALADQVAIRRLALMKKFRLLGYPAIAFPCEMTDDPLKEALIASVMVAKYAGIIVLSDFKGETLFPLMVARMNLYADPQRPQTTAEGIYEINGPDENSPVAVTCNFSLTYFIVSGEIENTRVPAHLLIKDTEGLSVMTAWAAGKFGADNIAGFIKKSGIAAKVKHRKIIIPGYIAMESGGLEEELPGWEIMVGPREAAHLLSYLKTNWKS; encoded by the coding sequence ATGGCCTTGTCCGGTATCGAGATATTTAAGTATCTACCCAAAACCAATTGCGGTAAGTGCGGCGTGCCTACCTGTCTGGCTTTCGCCATGAGTCTGGCGGCTGGCAAGGCTGAACTTGCCGCCTGCCCCTTCGTCAGCGCCGAATCCAAGGGTAAGCTGGAAGAGGCTTCGGCGCCGCCCATCCGGCCAATCTCTATCGCCACCGGCGGCAAACCACTGAAGATCGGGGGCGAGACGGTACTTTACCGCCATGAGAAGCGATTCGAAAACCCTCCGGGACTGGCCGTGGTTATAAGCGATACCATGTCCGATATCGAGATCGGGCGTCGGCTGAAAAGTTTGGAGGAGTATGTCTTCAATCGGGTTGGCGCTACTCTACGACCAGAACTGGTGGTCTTAAAATACCAATCAGGCAACCCGGAGACCTATGCCGCACTTGCCCGGCGCGCTCGGACCGAGTCCGATGCCGGCATCATATTACAGTGTGAGGATGTAGACGGCTGCCTTGCCGCGGCCGAAGCCTGTGCTGAACGCAAGCCGGTTTTGTGTGCCGTTACAGCCGCCAACTTCGATTTAGTCGCTCCGATCGCCATTGACATGGCATTGCCGGTTGTGGCGCGGAGCAACGACTTTGACGGCCTAGCGGAATTGACCGACCGGCTGGTCAAATTGGGCGTCAGGGATATCATTCTGGATTCAGGCGCAAGAAACCTTAAACAAGCCCTGGCCGATCAGGTGGCTATCCGACGTCTGGCGTTGATGAAGAAATTTCGTTTGCTGGGCTATCCTGCCATCGCTTTCCCGTGTGAGATGACCGATGACCCGCTCAAAGAGGCGCTGATAGCTTCGGTCATGGTCGCCAAATACGCTGGTATCATCGTTCTGTCTGATTTCAAGGGCGAAACTTTGTTCCCCCTTATGGTCGCTCGGATGAACCTTTACGCTGATCCCCAGCGGCCGCAAACCACCGCTGAAGGGATCTACGAAATCAACGGGCCGGACGAGAATTCACCGGTAGCCGTCACCTGCAATTTCTCGCTGACCTATTTCATTGTCTCGGGTGAGATTGAAAACACTCGAGTCCCAGCCCATTTGTTGATTAAAGACACCGAGGGGTTATCGGTTATGACCGCTTGGGCGGCGGGCAAATTCGGCGCCGACAACATCGCCGGTTTCATCAAAAAATCAGGGATTGCCGCCAAAGTCAAACACCGAAAGATCATCATCCCTGGGTACATCGCAATGGAGAGCGGTGGTTTGGAAGAGGAACTTCCCGGCTGGGAGATCATGGTCGGTCCCAGGGAAGCCGCCCATCTGCTGTCTTATCTCAAGACCAATTGGAAGAGCTAA
- the acsB gene encoding acetyl-CoA decarbonylase/synthase complex subunit alpha/beta gives MSKIIYLAVIRGAYKLVEDAENAWQHAKKRWGAVRQVGFPNTAYFLPVIYAATGLKVETLADMETVLIRSRALLPPKAGGNNPLAYLGPTLDAGLAALFAEELIEAIRYLETPHIYTQSEDPTHDTLWLGAADDVILRKRGVEFVDGSVPGFAAILGSAPDEKIAASIAADLQQRNFYSFMSASNDGRCLSEQLVSAGTQIGWSTRLVPFGPEVSATIFAIGFAVRVALSFGGVAPGDYRKLFEYCRNRVAAFVIALGDVSDEWYATAAGALNFGFPIIADTPIPEILPSIISGVRHDTIVARAADVRGVKVVVTQVPVPVAYGPAFEGERVRGEGVYLECGGGRTSMVEWVTSKPIDEVIDGFVEVIGPEITDVPAGSRLPLAIVIEVAGRQMQEDYEPILERQIHHLINYAQGVMHLGQRDIAWLRVSKAAVEKGFRLAHIGKLLHAKLHQDFGRIFDKVQVKIYTNKDDVSAVAAKAREIYAARDARIEGMTDETTDTFYSCLLCQSFAPSHVCVISPERTGLCGSYNWMDCKASFDIAPTGPNQPVPKGQTIDARLGQWKGVNEYVFKASRGKIDHYNFYSIISDPMTACGCMECISSILPMCNGVMTVNREFNDMTPCGMKFTTLAGTIGGGVTTPGFVGHSKYNITQRKYLAAEGGIKRLVWMPRSLKEEIAELFNERAEEIGIPDLLDRIADETVGTTEEEILPFLTAKNHPALSLEPLI, from the coding sequence ATGTCGAAGATAATATATCTTGCCGTCATCCGCGGGGCTTACAAGCTTGTTGAAGACGCCGAAAACGCCTGGCAACATGCGAAAAAGCGTTGGGGGGCTGTTAGACAAGTCGGTTTCCCCAACACCGCCTATTTTCTACCGGTTATCTACGCTGCCACGGGACTAAAAGTCGAGACCCTCGCTGACATGGAGACAGTCCTTATTCGCAGTCGAGCCTTATTGCCGCCTAAGGCAGGGGGAAATAACCCGTTGGCGTATCTTGGCCCGACTCTTGACGCCGGACTGGCGGCATTGTTCGCCGAAGAATTGATTGAAGCTATCCGGTATTTGGAGACACCTCATATTTATACACAAAGCGAAGATCCGACACACGACACGCTCTGGCTTGGCGCTGCTGATGATGTTATCCTCCGAAAACGCGGCGTAGAGTTCGTGGATGGAAGTGTTCCGGGTTTCGCCGCTATTCTCGGCTCGGCGCCTGATGAAAAAATCGCTGCTTCCATCGCCGCAGATTTGCAACAACGCAATTTCTACTCTTTCATGAGTGCCTCAAATGATGGCCGATGTTTGTCTGAGCAACTGGTCAGCGCTGGTACGCAGATCGGCTGGTCGACCCGGCTGGTACCATTTGGTCCGGAGGTATCCGCGACAATATTTGCCATTGGCTTCGCCGTCCGTGTTGCTCTCTCGTTTGGTGGTGTTGCTCCCGGTGATTACCGCAAATTGTTTGAGTATTGCAGGAACCGGGTTGCGGCATTTGTCATTGCCCTCGGTGACGTTAGCGACGAATGGTACGCCACTGCCGCTGGCGCACTTAACTTTGGTTTTCCAATTATCGCCGACACACCGATACCTGAGATTCTGCCCAGCATAATTTCTGGAGTTCGGCATGACACTATCGTGGCTCGTGCTGCCGACGTTCGCGGCGTTAAAGTTGTCGTCACGCAGGTTCCTGTGCCGGTGGCCTATGGGCCGGCTTTCGAGGGCGAACGAGTCAGGGGAGAAGGCGTATATCTGGAGTGCGGTGGGGGCCGGACATCAATGGTGGAATGGGTCACTTCTAAACCGATAGATGAAGTCATTGACGGTTTTGTGGAAGTTATTGGCCCAGAAATAACTGATGTCCCGGCCGGCAGCAGGCTGCCCTTAGCTATCGTAATTGAGGTGGCCGGACGGCAGATGCAAGAAGACTACGAACCTATTCTCGAACGCCAGATACACCATCTTATAAACTACGCCCAGGGGGTGATGCACCTTGGCCAGCGTGACATCGCCTGGCTACGCGTCAGTAAAGCAGCCGTAGAGAAAGGCTTCCGATTGGCCCACATAGGCAAGTTGCTCCACGCGAAACTGCACCAGGACTTTGGCCGCATATTCGATAAAGTCCAGGTCAAGATATACACCAATAAAGACGATGTGTCGGCTGTAGCCGCCAAGGCTAGGGAGATCTATGCTGCGCGCGATGCTCGCATCGAGGGCATGACCGATGAAACAACCGATACTTTCTACTCTTGTCTGTTATGCCAGTCCTTCGCCCCGTCACACGTCTGCGTTATCAGCCCGGAGCGCACCGGATTGTGTGGCTCCTATAATTGGATGGACTGCAAAGCCTCGTTCGACATAGCTCCAACCGGCCCAAATCAACCTGTGCCAAAAGGCCAGACTATCGACGCCCGGCTCGGCCAATGGAAGGGTGTCAACGAATATGTGTTCAAGGCATCGCGCGGTAAGATTGACCATTATAATTTCTACTCAATCATCTCTGACCCTATGACCGCATGCGGCTGTATGGAATGTATTTCTTCTATTCTGCCGATGTGCAATGGGGTGATGACCGTCAACCGGGAGTTCAACGACATGACGCCCTGCGGCATGAAATTTACAACCTTGGCCGGTACTATCGGCGGCGGCGTCACCACTCCTGGCTTCGTCGGGCATTCCAAATACAATATTACCCAGCGTAAATATTTAGCCGCTGAAGGCGGCATCAAACGGCTTGTATGGATGCCCCGGTCGTTGAAAGAGGAAATCGCCGAACTCTTCAACGAAAGGGCGGAAGAGATTGGCATTCCGGACCTCCTCGATCGCATCGCTGACGAAACAGTCGGCACTACCGAAGAAGAAATCCTGCCGTTCTTGACCGCAAAGAACCACCCGGCCCTGTCACTTGAACCCTTGATATAA
- a CDS encoding acetyl-CoA decarbonylase/synthase complex subunit delta produces the protein MAVEIPKLNYTGSIRSVSLGGSDNTVTVGGETCFPFYTFEGAMPNHPRIAMEVYDERPVDWPEAAVFPFADVLDDPVAWAGKCVEVYGAEMICLQLESTDPNGSNRSSEEAARVVQKVAAAVDVPLIVWGTANHDKDTEVLRVVAETTQNRRLVLGPVEEGDYKKISAAAMAYGHTVIASSPIDINLAKQLNILMGNLGVNPGNMIMDPTVSAIGYGIEYAYSVMERIRMAALTQQDDKLQFPLICNIARETWKSKEAKVSETEDPRLGDPSRRGITLEAMSATILLLAGADILIMRHPEAIKLIKELISDLSI, from the coding sequence ATGGCCGTCGAAATCCCAAAGCTCAATTACACTGGCAGCATTCGCTCTGTATCGTTGGGAGGGAGCGACAATACCGTTACCGTCGGGGGTGAAACCTGCTTCCCCTTTTACACCTTCGAAGGAGCCATGCCTAACCACCCCAGAATCGCTATGGAAGTTTACGATGAACGCCCTGTTGATTGGCCTGAAGCGGCGGTCTTCCCATTTGCTGATGTACTGGACGATCCAGTGGCATGGGCAGGGAAATGCGTTGAAGTCTACGGCGCAGAAATGATCTGCCTTCAACTCGAGAGCACCGATCCCAACGGCAGTAACCGCAGCAGTGAGGAAGCTGCTCGGGTGGTCCAAAAAGTCGCCGCTGCCGTCGATGTGCCGTTGATCGTCTGGGGCACCGCCAACCATGATAAAGACACCGAAGTGCTGAGGGTAGTAGCCGAAACGACCCAGAACCGCCGCTTAGTCCTTGGGCCAGTCGAAGAAGGTGACTACAAGAAGATAAGCGCCGCGGCGATGGCTTACGGGCACACCGTTATCGCTTCGAGCCCGATAGATATCAACCTGGCCAAGCAACTCAATATTCTGATGGGCAACCTGGGGGTCAATCCCGGTAACATGATCATGGACCCCACGGTCAGTGCAATCGGCTATGGAATCGAATATGCCTATTCTGTGATGGAGCGTATCCGCATGGCAGCGCTTACTCAGCAGGACGACAAGCTGCAGTTCCCCCTAATCTGCAACATCGCTCGCGAGACATGGAAATCTAAAGAAGCTAAAGTCTCAGAAACGGAGGATCCGCGCTTGGGTGACCCGAGCAGGCGCGGCATCACCCTGGAAGCAATGAGTGCTACCATCCTGCTGCTAGCCGGGGCCGATATTTTGATCATGCGCCATCCGGAAGCCATCAAGCTGATCAAGGAATTGATAAGTGACCTCAGTATCTAA
- the folD gene encoding bifunctional methylenetetrahydrofolate dehydrogenase/methenyltetrahydrofolate cyclohydrolase FolD, producing MTARIISGAAIAGRIREELKTEIAELKERHGIVPGLATIIVGEDPASQSYVNSKVKACQALGIFSLNHPLPGSTLESDLLALVDTLNCDHRISGILVQVPLPEHIDESKVLVAISPEKDVDGFHPVSVGRMVIGQPTFLSCTPAGIQQLLLRSGIKTSGSEVVIVGRSNIVGKPVANILMQKAQGANATVTICHSATRDIAAHTRRADILIAAIGQPRFITADMVKPGATVIDVGTNEIGKTAEGKRILCGDVDFDNVKAVAGAITPVPGGVGPMTIVMLMANTVKAAKLAHGIS from the coding sequence ATGACAGCTAGAATCATCAGCGGCGCCGCTATCGCCGGTCGAATACGCGAAGAACTGAAAACAGAGATCGCCGAGTTGAAAGAGCGACATGGGATCGTGCCGGGACTGGCTACTATCATTGTAGGCGAAGACCCGGCGTCTCAATCTTACGTCAATTCGAAGGTTAAGGCATGCCAGGCGCTCGGAATATTTTCACTAAACCATCCATTGCCGGGATCGACCTTGGAGTCTGATTTGCTGGCGTTGGTTGATACTTTGAATTGCGACCACCGCATCAGCGGTATTCTGGTCCAGGTGCCCTTACCGGAACATATCGATGAGAGCAAGGTGCTGGTAGCCATAAGTCCAGAAAAGGACGTCGATGGTTTTCATCCTGTCAGCGTCGGCCGCATGGTTATCGGGCAGCCTACTTTCCTGTCCTGCACTCCGGCCGGCATCCAACAATTACTTTTACGCAGCGGTATTAAAACATCCGGCTCCGAGGTGGTTATCGTCGGCCGCTCAAACATTGTCGGCAAGCCGGTGGCAAATATACTAATGCAAAAGGCACAAGGAGCTAATGCCACTGTAACTATCTGCCACTCCGCCACCCGCGATATCGCCGCCCACACCCGTCGCGCTGACATTCTCATCGCCGCCATCGGCCAACCGCGTTTCATTACCGCCGATATGGTTAAACCGGGTGCCACGGTTATCGATGTCGGCACCAACGAAATTGGCAAAACGGCTGAGGGGAAGCGTATCTTGTGCGGCGATGTCGATTTTGATAATGTTAAGGCTGTAGCAGGCGCCATTACCCCGGTTCCGGGCGGTGTCGGACCGATGACTATCGTTATGCTGATGGCCAATACGGTAAAGGCGGCCAAGCTAGCCCACGGAATTTCGTAG
- a CDS encoding AAA family ATPase, with amino-acid sequence MTVSIAMAGKGGTGKTSVACLIIRYLVRHGGAPVLAVDADPAANLGLGLGLEVGKTVGQVLAGFNENKLLIPPGLSKEASLSIRLNETIVESRCVDLITMGRGEGAGCYCFPNNVLKNFIDQLLPNYSHLVMDNEAGLEHLSRGTTECVDELILMSNHSIKGIRTVGTIISLVDELKLNVKRKWVILNQCPAVVDPLVAAEIDRLGIGVDAAIPEDRMVVEFDWHRRSLLEMPDDSPAVAAVNGLMRKIGSNRFTGEKA; translated from the coding sequence ATGACGGTCTCGATTGCCATGGCGGGCAAAGGCGGCACGGGAAAAACCTCGGTTGCCTGCCTTATTATTCGCTACCTGGTGCGGCACGGCGGTGCTCCGGTGCTGGCGGTAGACGCCGACCCTGCAGCCAACCTGGGCTTGGGACTCGGTTTAGAAGTCGGAAAAACGGTCGGCCAGGTACTTGCCGGTTTTAACGAGAACAAGCTGTTGATACCACCCGGGCTATCTAAAGAGGCTTCTCTCAGCATCAGACTCAACGAAACCATCGTTGAGAGCAGGTGTGTCGATCTAATCACAATGGGCCGCGGCGAGGGTGCAGGCTGCTATTGCTTCCCAAATAACGTTCTTAAGAACTTTATTGACCAACTCTTGCCCAACTACAGTCACCTTGTCATGGACAATGAAGCCGGGTTAGAGCATCTAAGCCGTGGAACGACAGAATGTGTGGACGAATTGATTCTAATGTCTAACCATTCTATCAAAGGAATACGCACTGTCGGTACCATCATCAGCTTGGTCGATGAACTCAAGCTTAACGTAAAACGGAAATGGGTGATATTGAATCAGTGCCCTGCCGTGGTCGATCCTTTGGTGGCCGCAGAAATCGACAGGCTTGGGATCGGGGTTGACGCCGCTATTCCCGAGGACCGCATGGTGGTGGAGTTCGATTGGCATCGTCGTTCCCTACTGGAAATGCCGGACGATTCCCCTGCTGTCGCTGCGGTCAATGGGCTCATGAGAAAGATCGGTTCAAATCGTTTTACCGGAGAAAAGGCATGA
- a CDS encoding ASKHA domain-containing protein: MMPTEAPYRVRFEPDGIITAAARGDNLLDVARRAGVGIAASCGGDGVCGTCRVVIEQGEIESPPATQLCSEEIATGVRLACRCRVMSDLVVSVVLEARVPASTGHLRSLVTREEIMAAAGWRFAPPVFKLYLELPPPTLQDNSSDLTRLERALEKHGIENPHCDVGLLKKLAASLRDCGWKITLSFLKEPDGLRLTNVEPGDTRDSLFGLAFDIGTTGIRGELLDLTEGRVLTQGVEYNSQRSYGDDVVSRIAYSSKPDGLDTLQQAVVSTLNKLTGEMSRHAGITKSDIAHIMVAGNTTMVQLLLGLDPKHLRLSPYVPTAAALPVVRAGDIGLDVGKATPLSVIPSVASYVGGDIVSGLVGTGIFQRSETVLYIDIGTNGETVVGNKEWMVSAACSAGPAFEGGGIRHGMLATGGAIESYRLDPSTGQSEVITIGGEKPRGICGAGLISVVAGLLLSGVINQKGKFNIGTSYRIRTGSDGLEYLLTPAQETGISRDIVLTEIDIDNLIRAKAAMYAGYQTLLQSVDLSFDKLDKVIVAGTFGSHLDVEDAVTVGLLPDIDREKFVFVGNSSLLGTRLSSFSTELIEAGKRVARLVTNIELSENADFMENYTASMFLPHTDARLFPNVAQRLETSADEATR; this comes from the coding sequence ATGATGCCCACTGAAGCACCATATCGAGTTCGATTCGAGCCAGACGGCATCATCACCGCTGCCGCCCGTGGCGACAACCTGCTGGACGTCGCCCGGCGAGCTGGTGTAGGTATCGCTGCTTCTTGCGGCGGCGACGGTGTCTGCGGCACCTGCAGGGTGGTTATTGAACAAGGCGAGATCGAAAGTCCGCCTGCCACCCAACTGTGCAGTGAAGAAATCGCCACGGGCGTCCGGCTCGCCTGTCGCTGCCGGGTAATGAGCGATCTAGTCGTTTCAGTCGTTTTAGAGGCACGCGTTCCGGCTTCAACAGGTCACCTGCGGTCGCTGGTGACCCGCGAGGAAATAATGGCGGCTGCCGGCTGGCGTTTTGCCCCTCCGGTATTTAAACTCTACCTGGAGTTGCCGCCGCCTACCCTTCAGGACAACTCCAGCGACCTGACCCGACTCGAGCGCGCTTTGGAGAAACACGGCATCGAAAATCCGCATTGTGATGTTGGTCTGTTGAAAAAACTGGCGGCATCACTCCGCGACTGCGGCTGGAAGATCACTCTCAGCTTTTTGAAGGAACCAGACGGACTGCGCCTGACCAATGTCGAGCCAGGCGACACCCGAGACTCCCTGTTCGGATTGGCGTTCGATATAGGCACTACCGGCATTCGCGGCGAACTCCTTGACCTGACCGAAGGCAGAGTGCTGACGCAAGGTGTAGAATACAACTCCCAGCGCTCCTATGGAGATGACGTCGTCAGCCGCATTGCTTACTCCAGCAAGCCCGACGGTCTGGACACCCTTCAGCAGGCTGTGGTTTCGACACTCAACAAACTCACCGGTGAGATGTCCCGGCATGCCGGTATTACAAAATCAGACATCGCCCACATAATGGTCGCCGGTAATACCACGATGGTCCAGCTTCTGCTCGGTCTCGACCCGAAACATCTTCGTTTGTCACCCTACGTGCCCACCGCAGCGGCGCTGCCTGTAGTGCGCGCCGGAGATATCGGTCTCGATGTCGGTAAGGCTACTCCCCTCTCCGTTATCCCCTCGGTCGCTAGTTACGTCGGCGGCGATATTGTCTCGGGACTCGTCGGCACCGGCATCTTTCAGCGCTCGGAAACGGTGCTTTATATCGACATCGGAACCAATGGCGAGACGGTGGTCGGCAATAAGGAATGGATGGTGTCCGCCGCCTGCTCCGCCGGTCCGGCTTTCGAAGGTGGCGGCATCCGTCACGGGATGCTGGCAACAGGCGGCGCCATAGAGAGTTACCGGCTCGATCCTTCCACCGGACAGTCTGAGGTTATCACAATCGGCGGCGAAAAACCGCGTGGGATCTGCGGGGCCGGACTCATCAGCGTCGTCGCCGGACTGCTCCTTAGTGGCGTCATCAATCAAAAAGGCAAGTTCAATATCGGCACGTCCTACAGGATTCGTACCGGCAGCGATGGCTTGGAGTATCTGCTGACCCCCGCTCAGGAAACCGGTATCAGTCGGGACATTGTCCTGACCGAAATCGATATCGACAATCTAATTCGGGCAAAAGCGGCAATGTATGCCGGATATCAGACGCTCCTACAGAGTGTTGACCTTTCTTTCGATAAGTTGGATAAGGTCATCGTCGCCGGCACCTTCGGCAGCCACTTGGATGTCGAAGACGCGGTAACCGTCGGCCTCTTACCGGATATTGACCGGGAGAAATTCGTCTTTGTCGGTAACAGCTCGCTCTTGGGCACAAGGCTGTCATCCTTTTCGACAGAACTTATCGAGGCTGGCAAGCGTGTCGCCCGGCTGGTGACCAATATCGAACTTTCCGAGAATGCCGATTTCATGGAGAATTACACCGCCTCGATGTTCCTGCCCCACACCGACGCCCGACTCTTTCCCAACGTTGCTCAACGGTTGGAAACGTCTGCCGATGAGGCGACCCGATGA
- a CDS encoding formate--tetrahydrofolate ligase → MLDPTKLADWQIAEEAERSMKSVSRLAADWGILDAELLPYGHHLGKIDYASVLDRLKERPNGKYIDVTAITPTPLGEGKSTTTMGLVQGLAKRKGGVSGAIRQPSGGPTFNIKGSAAGGGLSQCIPLTPFSLGLTGDIDAVTNAHNLAMVAVTARLQHEAINTDEFLAKRGLHRLNIDPTNVSMRWVIDFCAQSLRDTIIGLGGKTDGFMMRSGFAISVSSEVMAILAVFTSLRDLRERIGRIVVAYDRQGKPVTTRDLEVDGAMTAWLMRASNPNLLQTMEGQPVMVHAGPFANIAVGQSSIVADQVALKLSNYHVTESGFGADIGFEKFWNIKCRVSGLKPNCAVIVATVRALKMHGGGPRVVPGKPLDVAYTEPNPALVEKGIVNLLAHIETVKKSGINPVVCINHFHTDSPEEIAIVRRAAEAAGARVAVSQHWLKGGEGALELADAVIDACDEPSDFKLLYEDSLPVRARIEKVAHEVYGADGVSYTPEAKAKAEAIETDPSMQQFATCMVKTHLSLSHDPSLKGRPSGWALPIRDILVYSGAGFIVPVAGDIKLMPGTSSDPAFRRIDVDVDTGRVKGLF, encoded by the coding sequence ATGCTTGACCCGACCAAGCTTGCCGACTGGCAGATCGCTGAAGAAGCCGAGAGATCGATGAAATCGGTATCCCGGTTGGCCGCCGATTGGGGTATTTTGGATGCGGAACTTTTGCCCTACGGCCATCATTTGGGCAAGATAGACTACGCTTCGGTGCTGGATCGGCTCAAAGAACGGCCTAACGGCAAGTACATCGATGTCACCGCCATCACGCCGACGCCTCTTGGCGAGGGCAAAAGCACGACGACGATGGGCTTGGTTCAAGGCTTGGCTAAGAGGAAGGGCGGAGTCTCCGGCGCTATCCGCCAGCCTTCAGGCGGTCCTACATTTAACATCAAGGGTTCAGCCGCTGGCGGCGGCCTGTCACAGTGCATCCCGCTGACGCCTTTTTCTCTGGGACTAACCGGCGACATTGACGCGGTGACCAACGCGCATAATCTCGCTATGGTGGCCGTCACCGCTCGGTTGCAGCACGAAGCTATCAACACCGATGAGTTTTTAGCTAAACGGGGACTTCATCGGTTAAATATTGATCCTACCAACGTCTCAATGCGCTGGGTTATCGACTTCTGCGCCCAATCTCTGCGGGACACCATCATCGGCCTGGGCGGCAAGACCGACGGATTCATGATGCGCTCGGGTTTCGCCATCTCGGTATCTTCTGAAGTTATGGCTATCTTGGCCGTTTTTACCAGTTTACGCGACCTGCGAGAGCGCATCGGACGTATTGTTGTGGCATATGATCGCCAGGGGAAGCCGGTAACAACAAGGGACCTCGAGGTCGATGGTGCAATGACCGCTTGGCTGATGAGGGCAAGTAACCCAAATCTGCTGCAGACTATGGAAGGCCAGCCGGTGATGGTCCACGCCGGGCCATTTGCTAACATCGCCGTCGGGCAGTCCTCCATCGTCGCCGACCAGGTAGCTCTGAAGCTGTCTAATTACCACGTGACCGAAAGTGGCTTTGGCGCCGACATCGGCTTCGAAAAATTCTGGAATATCAAGTGCCGGGTGAGTGGCTTGAAACCCAACTGCGCCGTCATCGTCGCAACGGTGCGGGCGCTCAAGATGCACGGCGGCGGTCCAAGGGTAGTACCGGGAAAACCGCTGGACGTGGCTTACACCGAGCCCAATCCAGCGCTGGTTGAAAAAGGTATTGTTAATTTATTGGCTCACATTGAGACCGTCAAGAAATCCGGCATAAATCCGGTGGTCTGCATCAATCACTTCCATACCGACTCCCCCGAGGAAATCGCTATCGTGCGGCGCGCTGCCGAGGCCGCGGGGGCTAGAGTGGCGGTGTCCCAGCACTGGCTTAAAGGTGGAGAAGGCGCATTGGAACTTGCCGACGCTGTCATCGACGCCTGCGACGAGCCTTCCGATTTCAAATTGCTCTACGAAGACTCCCTACCCGTTAGAGCGCGTATCGAAAAGGTCGCTCACGAAGTTTACGGCGCCGATGGCGTCAGTTATACTCCCGAAGCCAAAGCCAAGGCAGAAGCCATCGAGACAGACCCGTCGATGCAGCAATTCGCCACCTGCATGGTCAAGACTCACCTCAGCCTGTCCCACGACCCCAGTCTCAAGGGGCGGCCTTCAGGCTGGGCGCTGCCCATCCGCGACATCTTGGTCTATAGCGGCGCCGGGTTTATCGTGCCCGTGGCCGGCGACATCAAACTGATGCCGGGGACATCGTCCGACCCGGCCTTCCGCCGTATTGATGTCGATGTAGATACTGGTCGGGTTAAAGGGTTATTTTAA